In one Lolium rigidum isolate FL_2022 chromosome 3, APGP_CSIRO_Lrig_0.1, whole genome shotgun sequence genomic region, the following are encoded:
- the LOC124702864 gene encoding L-type lectin-domain containing receptor kinase SIT2-like → MSPMERTLFLLHAIPFLVLLHLAASTTSNDQFVFNGFAGVNLTLDGNAMITPDGLLELTNDTVNLGHAFYPTPLNLQKLPNGTVQSFSLSFVFAILSVHNGISADGMAFFIAPTKNLSNTWAQYMGLLNSGNNGNESNHMFAVELDTTQNQEFQDIDNNHVGINFNSLSSLQAYPAGYYDDKAAGSFNNLTLISGKAMQVWADYDGESTQINVFLAPMGWTKPVRPLLASSYNLSTILRDPSYIGFSATTGAISTIHCVLGWSFAIDGPAPAIDIAKLPKLPRIGPKPRSKVLEITLPIASATFVLAVGVVIIVFVRKRFRYRELREDWEIDFGPHRFSFKDLFHATEGFREKNLLGVGGFGKVYKGMLPKSKLEVAVKRVSHESRQGMKEFIAEVVSIGRLRHRNLVPLLGYCRRKGELLLVYDYMSNGSLNQYLYCEDGRASLNWEQRLHIIKGIAFGLVYLHEEWEKVVIHRDVKPSNVLLDSEMNGRLGDFGLSRLYDHGTDPQTTHMVGTMGYLAPELVRTGKASALTDVFAFGVFLLEIASGQRPIKQNPFGNQHTLVDWVIER, encoded by the coding sequence ATGTCTCCGATGGAGCGCACGTTGTTCCTCCTACATGCCATCCCCTTCCTCGTTCTTCTTCACCTTGCAGCTTCCACAACCAGCAACGACCAATTCGTCTTCAATGGATTCGCTGGTGTTAACCTCACCCTCGATGGCAACGCCATGATCACACCAGACGGGCTCCTGGAGCTCACCAACGATACCGTCAATCTTGGCCACGCCTTTTACCCAACTCCACTGAACTTGCAAAAGTTGCCTAACGGCACCGTGCAATCCTTCTCGCTCAGCTTCGTGTTCGCCATCCTCTCCGTCCACAACGGCATAAGTGCCGATGGCATGGCCTTCTTCATTGCTCCGACAAAGAACCTCTCCAACACATGGGCGCAGTACATGGGACTCCTCAACAGCGGCAACAACGGCAACGAGAGCAACCACATGTTCGCGGTGGAGCTGGACACCACCCAGAATCAGGAGTTTCAAGACATCGACAACAACCACGTGGGCATCAACTTCAACAGCCTCAGCTCTTTGCAAGCCTACCCCGCTGGGTACTACGATGACAAGGCTGCTGGATCCTTCAACAACTTGACTCTTATCAGTGGCAAGGCGATGCAGGTATGGGCTGACTATGATGGGGAATCCACACAGATCAATGTGTTCTTGGCTCCCATGGGATGGACTAAACCAGTGAGGCCACTGCTTGCATCTTCCTACAACCTCTCCACAATTCTGAGAGACCCATCATACATCGGTTTCTCAGCCACAACCGGTGCAATCAGCACAATACACTGTGTTCTCGGCTGGAGCTTTGCCATTGATGGCCCTGCTCCAGCTATTGACATAGCTAAGCTCCCAAAGCTGCCACGGATTGGTCCAAAGCCTCGCTCCAAGGTGTTGGAGATCACCCTGCCGATAGCCTCGGCCACATTCGTCCTTGCAGTAGGAGTTGTTATCATTGTATTTGTCCGCAAGAGATTCAGGTATAGAGAGCTGCGCGAAGATTGGGAGATTGATTTCGGGCCGCACCGGTTCTCCTTCAAGGACTTGTTCCATGCAACGGAAGGGTTCAGGGAAAAGAATCTGCTTGGTGTGGGCGGGTTTGGCAAGGTGTACAAAGGTATGCTCCCAAAGTCCAAACTGGAAGTAGCGGTGAAGAGAGTGTCTCACGAGTCGAGGCAAGGGATGAAGGAGTTCATCGCTGAGGTTGTCAGCATTGGCCGCCTCAGACACCGCAACCTTGTGCCTCTGCTTGGGTACTGCCGAAGAAAAGGTGAACTTCTTTTGGTCTATGACTACATGTCGAATGGTAGCCTCAATCAGTATCTGTATTGTGAAGATGGTCGGGCATCACTGAACTGGGAGCAGAGGCTCCATATTATCAAGGGCATCGCATTTGGCTTGGTCTACCTTCACGAGGAGTGGGAGAAAGTCGTCATACACCGAGACGTTAAGCCAAGCAACGTGCTTCTAGATAGTGAAATGAACGGAAGGCTAGGCGACTTTGGTCTTTCAAGGTTGTACGACCATGGCACTGACCCACAGACCACACATATGGTTGGAACCATGGGGTACCTGGCTCCCGAGCTGGTACGCACCGGCAAGGCGTCCGCTCTTACAGACGTTTTCGCGTTTGGCGTATTTCTTCTCGAGATCGCTTCTGGGCAGAGACCTATCAAGCAAAATCCATTTGGGAACCAACATACTTTGGTCGATTGGGTTATAGAACGCTGA